In one Nocardioides luteus genomic region, the following are encoded:
- a CDS encoding glycosyltransferase: protein MRTPVSIVCVYNDPAVLESCLEASVKAGPDASRQTEVIPVDNVSGDFASAGAALNHGARMARNEVVVFVHQDVYLHSLPALEAAAATLLADPAIGVLGAVGVSHRGEVIGAMRDRVVPLGRSTSIPVDVDSLDEVLFMVTRSQVLREPLSESPDLAWHAYAVEYCLRMRASGRRAAAVDIPLTHNSMTTNLARLDVAHRSVGHTYAGLAPVRTTCGIVGGEHGATSWPVRRARGARRFLGESVRARRVTRSLRRVSRPARGQVVLADIRLLVDDVARLAGSSSIRVVDPSRDGTVGEAEGLERNGIPFSAATLRWPGVVAAVAATAPGELLLVSGLRSEEIAPLAATTTAPYVVGLARDTGLWLLVGVEPAVLASLWSRPRNRAFFVG, encoded by the coding sequence GTGCGTACACCGGTATCGATCGTCTGCGTCTACAACGACCCGGCGGTGCTGGAGTCGTGTCTGGAGGCCTCGGTCAAGGCCGGCCCGGACGCATCGCGGCAGACCGAGGTGATCCCCGTCGACAACGTCTCGGGCGACTTCGCGAGCGCCGGCGCGGCGCTGAACCACGGCGCCCGGATGGCACGCAACGAGGTCGTCGTCTTCGTCCACCAGGACGTCTACCTGCACTCGCTGCCCGCGCTCGAGGCCGCCGCCGCGACTCTCCTCGCCGACCCGGCGATCGGGGTGCTGGGCGCTGTCGGCGTCAGCCACCGCGGCGAGGTCATCGGCGCGATGCGCGACCGGGTCGTCCCGCTCGGCCGCTCGACCTCGATCCCGGTCGACGTCGACTCGCTCGACGAGGTGCTCTTCATGGTCACCCGGTCCCAGGTGCTGCGCGAGCCGCTCTCGGAGTCGCCCGACCTGGCCTGGCACGCGTACGCCGTCGAGTACTGCCTCCGGATGCGCGCCTCCGGCCGTCGTGCCGCCGCCGTCGACATCCCGCTGACCCACAACAGCATGACCACCAACCTCGCCCGCCTCGACGTCGCCCACCGCAGCGTCGGCCACACCTACGCGGGCCTGGCGCCGGTGCGTACGACCTGCGGGATCGTCGGCGGTGAGCACGGCGCCACGTCCTGGCCGGTCCGGCGCGCCCGTGGCGCGCGTCGGTTCCTGGGGGAGTCGGTCCGCGCCCGCCGGGTGACGCGCTCGCTCCGCCGGGTCTCCCGGCCCGCTCGTGGCCAGGTGGTGCTCGCCGACATCCGGCTGCTCGTCGACGACGTCGCCCGCCTCGCCGGCAGCTCCTCGATCCGCGTCGTCGACCCCTCCCGCGACGGCACCGTCGGTGAGGCCGAGGGCCTCGAGCGCAACGGCATCCCCTTCTCCGCCGCCACCCTCCGCTGGCCCGGTGTCGTCGCCGCCGTTGCCGCCACCGCCCCCGGCGAGCTCCTGCTCGTCTCCGGCCTGCGGTCCGAGGAGATCGCCCCCCTCGCCGCCACCACGACCGCGCCCTACGTCGTCGGCCTCGCCCGTGACACCGGCCTGTGGCTCCTCGTCGGCGTCGAGCCTGCCGTGCTCGCGTCGCTGTGGAGCCGGCCGCGCAACCGGGCGTTCTTCGTGGGGTGA
- a CDS encoding DegT/DnrJ/EryC1/StrS family aminotransferase, translated as MKVPFVDLGAQQSEIEDEVRLGLDRVFERTAFVGGPEVTAFENAYAAYVGVDHCVGVGNGTDALELAMRAVGVRPGGEVIVPANTFIATAEAATRIGAVPVPVDVDESHLLIDPVAVERAITPRTQAIAPVHLFGQTAFVEQLLPLAEAAGIAVIEDAAQSQGARRHGRPAGSLTTVAATSFYPGKNLGAAGDAGAVTTSDPEIARMVRLLSAHGSETKYVHEVAGMNSRLDTVQAVVLSAKLARLEKWNELRRQAADRYHRLLDGIPGIRLPESAPGNVDVWHLYVVRIADRDRVLSALLDAGIGAGIHYPFPVHLTAAYASLGFGEGSFPVAERAAGTILSLPMFPHLSPEQQEYVADVLTAAVRHG; from the coding sequence GTGAAGGTGCCGTTCGTCGACCTCGGGGCGCAGCAGTCGGAGATAGAGGACGAGGTACGCCTCGGGCTGGACCGCGTCTTCGAGCGCACCGCCTTCGTGGGCGGGCCCGAGGTGACCGCCTTCGAGAACGCCTACGCGGCCTACGTCGGCGTCGACCACTGCGTCGGCGTCGGCAACGGGACCGACGCGCTCGAGCTGGCCATGCGAGCCGTCGGCGTGCGGCCCGGCGGGGAGGTGATCGTGCCCGCGAACACCTTCATCGCGACCGCCGAGGCGGCCACCCGGATCGGCGCCGTGCCGGTCCCGGTCGACGTCGACGAGTCGCACCTGCTGATCGACCCGGTCGCGGTCGAGCGGGCGATCACGCCACGCACGCAGGCGATCGCGCCGGTGCACCTGTTCGGGCAGACCGCGTTCGTTGAGCAGCTGCTCCCGCTCGCCGAGGCCGCGGGGATCGCGGTGATCGAGGACGCCGCGCAGTCCCAGGGCGCCCGGCGCCACGGCCGTCCGGCCGGCTCGCTCACCACCGTCGCCGCGACCAGCTTCTACCCCGGCAAGAACCTCGGCGCCGCCGGCGACGCGGGTGCCGTGACGACCTCCGACCCGGAGATCGCCCGGATGGTCCGGCTGCTCTCGGCGCACGGCTCGGAGACCAAGTACGTCCACGAGGTCGCCGGGATGAACTCCCGCCTCGACACCGTCCAGGCCGTCGTGCTCTCCGCCAAGCTGGCCCGCCTGGAGAAGTGGAACGAGCTGCGCCGGCAGGCGGCCGACCGCTACCACCGTCTCCTCGACGGCATCCCCGGCATCCGCCTGCCCGAGTCCGCACCGGGCAACGTCGACGTCTGGCACCTCTACGTCGTCCGGATCGCCGACCGCGACCGGGTGCTGTCGGCGCTGCTGGACGCCGGGATCGGCGCCGGGATCCACTATCCGTTCCCGGTGCATCTGACGGCTGCGTACGCCTCGCTGGGGTTCGGCGAGGGCTCCTTCCCAGTCGCGGAGCGGGCGGCGGGCACGATCCTGTCGCTGCCGATGTTCCCGCACCTGAGCCCGGAACAGCAGGAGTACGTCGCCGACGTGCTCACCGCGGCGGTGAGGCATGGGTGA
- a CDS encoding DapH/DapD/GlmU-related protein, which yields MTALVLVAASGLAGEVAAAAASNEFRYDEIVAVDDNRERWGEVIGSVDGAGGAKVIGPIEVVADCGADLVLCAGAGATRRRLAERLSGYGVAPERYATVVHPSASVPTGCELGAGTVLLAGVVLTAGVRVGRHVVVMPNVVLTHDDIVGDYATLCAGVTLGGEVVIGEAAYLGMSSSVRQRTTVGADSVLGMGAVLLNDLPAGETWAGVPARSLNSRQELIW from the coding sequence ATGACCGCGCTCGTTCTCGTCGCCGCGAGCGGGTTGGCGGGCGAGGTCGCCGCGGCGGCCGCGTCCAACGAGTTCCGCTACGACGAGATCGTCGCCGTCGACGACAACCGCGAGCGCTGGGGCGAGGTGATCGGCTCCGTCGACGGTGCCGGCGGGGCCAAGGTGATCGGCCCCATCGAGGTCGTCGCCGACTGCGGTGCCGACCTGGTGCTCTGTGCCGGGGCGGGCGCGACGCGTCGTCGCCTCGCCGAGCGGCTGAGCGGCTACGGGGTCGCACCGGAGCGCTACGCGACCGTCGTCCACCCCTCGGCGTCCGTGCCGACGGGCTGCGAGCTCGGCGCCGGGACCGTGCTGCTCGCCGGGGTCGTGCTGACCGCCGGCGTACGCGTCGGGCGCCATGTCGTGGTGATGCCCAACGTCGTCCTCACCCACGACGACATCGTCGGCGACTACGCCACCCTCTGCGCCGGGGTCACCCTCGGCGGCGAGGTCGTGATCGGCGAAGCCGCCTATCTCGGGATGAGCTCCTCGGTGCGTCAGCGCACCACCGTCGGAGCCGACTCCGTCCTCGGCATGGGAGCGGTCCTGCTCAACGACCTGCCCGCCGGGGAGACCTGGGCCGGAGTGCCCGCCCGCAGTCTCAATTCACGTCAGGAGCTGATCTGGTGA
- a CDS encoding DegT/DnrJ/EryC1/StrS family aminotransferase, whose translation MSRINVMQPWLGEEEIAAVTEVLRSGWVAQGPRVAEFERRFAASQQADHAVATSSCTTALQLALVVAGVRPGDDVVVPSFSFIATANAAVYLGARPVFADVSAVTGNLTAETVREALTPRTTAVIVVDQGGVPVDLDGIREVCDPLGIVVIEDAACGAGSTYRGRPVGAGAEIAAWSFHPRKILTTGEGGMLTTSREDWAARARKLREHAMSVSAADRHASLVSPPESYDEVGFNFRMTDLQAAVGLVQLSRLPEVVARRRELAAVYAKAVAEIEGLRAVADPAWGTCNFQSFWIEVISTSSIQRGSAYGLDREGLLSALAEAGISARRGIMAAHRQPAYASSGVSLPVTEHLTDTTLILPLFHQISDSEQARVIDVLRGERR comes from the coding sequence GTGAGTCGGATCAACGTGATGCAGCCCTGGTTGGGCGAGGAGGAGATCGCCGCGGTCACCGAGGTGCTCCGCTCCGGCTGGGTCGCCCAGGGGCCGCGTGTGGCGGAGTTCGAGCGACGCTTCGCGGCCTCGCAGCAGGCCGATCACGCCGTCGCCACCTCGAGCTGCACCACGGCGCTCCAGCTGGCGCTGGTGGTCGCCGGAGTACGTCCCGGGGACGACGTCGTCGTCCCGTCCTTCTCCTTCATCGCGACCGCCAACGCGGCGGTCTACCTCGGTGCGCGGCCGGTCTTCGCCGACGTCTCGGCGGTGACCGGGAACCTCACCGCGGAGACCGTTCGGGAGGCGCTCACGCCACGGACCACGGCGGTGATCGTCGTCGACCAGGGCGGGGTGCCCGTCGACCTGGACGGGATCCGGGAGGTCTGCGACCCGCTCGGCATCGTGGTGATCGAGGACGCTGCCTGCGGGGCCGGTTCGACCTACCGCGGCCGCCCGGTCGGCGCCGGCGCCGAGATCGCGGCCTGGTCCTTCCACCCGCGCAAGATCCTCACCACCGGCGAGGGCGGGATGCTCACCACCTCACGGGAGGACTGGGCCGCGCGGGCACGGAAGCTGCGCGAGCACGCGATGAGCGTCTCGGCCGCCGATCGCCACGCCAGCCTGGTCTCGCCGCCGGAGTCCTACGACGAGGTCGGCTTCAACTTCCGGATGACCGACCTGCAGGCCGCGGTCGGCCTGGTGCAGCTCTCCCGGCTGCCGGAGGTGGTCGCCCGCCGCCGTGAGCTCGCCGCGGTCTACGCGAAGGCGGTCGCCGAGATCGAGGGGCTGCGCGCGGTCGCGGACCCGGCCTGGGGGACCTGCAACTTCCAGTCGTTCTGGATCGAGGTCATCTCGACAAGCTCGATACAACGCGGCTCGGCGTACGGGCTGGACCGCGAGGGGCTGCTCAGCGCCCTGGCCGAGGCCGGGATCTCCGCGCGGCGCGGGATCATGGCGGCGCACCGGCAGCCTGCGTACGCCTCCTCGGGGGTCAGCCTCCCGGTCACCGAGCACCTCACCGACACCACCCTCATCCTGCCGCTGTTCCACCAGATATCGGACTCGGAGCAGGCGCGGGTCATCGACGTACTCCGGGGGGAACGTCGATGA
- a CDS encoding NAD-dependent epimerase/dehydratase family protein — protein MTSLHGANVLVTGGAGTIASTIVDQLLDEGVAHVDVLDNLIRGRKANLDDALASGRVTLVEGDIRDRDLVGDLTAGKDLVFHQAAIRITLCAEEPRLANEVLVDGTFNVVEAAVSAGVSKLVYASSASVFGLAEEFPTPEGHHHNNNDTLYGAAKSYNEGLVRSFRAMYGLDYVGLRYFNVYGPRMDVHGAYTEVLVRWMERIADGQPPLIFGDGRQTMDFVCVPDIARANILAAASDVTEGVYNIASGTETSLLELAEALLRVMGASGLQVEHGPERAVNGVTRRLASISAAREDLGWTPTIGLEEGLRQLVEWWRPLRSEIAAGRALQGGPS, from the coding sequence ATGACTTCTCTGCACGGTGCGAACGTCCTGGTCACCGGAGGTGCGGGCACGATCGCCTCCACCATCGTGGACCAGCTCCTCGACGAGGGGGTCGCGCACGTCGACGTCCTCGACAACCTGATCCGGGGCCGCAAGGCCAACCTCGACGACGCGCTCGCCTCCGGCCGGGTCACGCTCGTCGAGGGCGACATCCGCGACCGCGACCTCGTCGGCGACCTCACCGCGGGCAAGGACCTGGTCTTCCACCAGGCCGCCATCCGGATCACGCTGTGCGCCGAGGAGCCGCGGCTGGCCAACGAGGTGCTGGTCGACGGCACCTTCAACGTCGTCGAGGCCGCGGTCTCCGCAGGCGTCTCGAAGCTGGTCTACGCGTCCTCCGCCTCGGTCTTCGGCCTGGCCGAGGAGTTCCCGACGCCCGAGGGTCACCACCACAACAACAACGACACCCTCTACGGCGCCGCGAAGTCCTACAACGAGGGGCTGGTGCGGTCCTTTCGGGCGATGTACGGGCTCGACTACGTCGGGCTGCGCTACTTCAACGTCTACGGGCCGCGGATGGACGTGCACGGCGCCTACACCGAGGTGCTGGTGCGCTGGATGGAGCGGATCGCCGACGGCCAGCCACCGCTGATCTTCGGCGACGGCCGCCAGACGATGGACTTCGTCTGCGTCCCCGACATCGCCCGCGCCAACATCCTCGCGGCCGCCTCCGACGTGACCGAGGGCGTCTACAACATCGCCTCCGGCACCGAGACCTCGCTGCTCGAGCTGGCCGAGGCGCTGCTGCGGGTGATGGGCGCCTCCGGCCTGCAGGTCGAGCACGGGCCCGAGCGTGCGGTCAACGGGGTCACCCGCCGGCTCGCCTCGATCTCCGCGGCCCGTGAGGACCTGGGCTGGACGCCCACGATCGGGCTCGAGGAGGGGCTGCGGCAGCTGGTTGAGTGGTGGCGACCGCTGCGCTCCGAGATCGCGGCCGGGCGGGCTCTGCAGGGCGGTCCGTCGTGA
- a CDS encoding Gfo/Idh/MocA family protein, producing the protein MTDGEPLGVAVVGAGYWGPNLVRNFRNARDWSLVAVVDLDLERAQEVIGGGSDVLATTDLDEVLAREDVDAVAIATPARTHRGLVERALRAGKHVLVEKPLADDVESGRSMVEAARANGLVLMADHTYCYTPVVQKIRELVEDGSLGEILFVDSVRINLGLVQPDVDVFWDLAPHDLSILDFVLPGGLRPTGVAAQGSDPLGAGKACVGYLTLPLEGGAMAHVHVNWLSPTKIRQMVIGGSRRTLVWDDLNPQQRLSVFDRGVDLVQQSVDIADRAAATISYRLGDTWAPALPEYEALSRMVGEFAEAIRGGRAPVTDGAAGLRVLSVLEAAQTSLRARGALVEVAAETPSLELIR; encoded by the coding sequence ATGACTGATGGGGAACCGCTCGGCGTGGCAGTGGTCGGGGCTGGTTATTGGGGACCGAACCTGGTCCGCAACTTCCGGAACGCACGGGACTGGTCGCTGGTCGCGGTGGTCGACCTGGACCTCGAGCGGGCCCAGGAGGTGATCGGGGGCGGCTCCGACGTGCTGGCCACGACCGACCTCGACGAGGTGCTCGCACGCGAGGACGTGGACGCGGTCGCGATCGCCACCCCGGCCCGGACGCACCGAGGGCTGGTGGAGCGGGCGCTGCGTGCCGGGAAGCACGTGCTGGTCGAGAAGCCGCTGGCCGACGACGTGGAGTCGGGACGGAGCATGGTCGAGGCCGCGCGGGCCAACGGTCTCGTGCTGATGGCCGACCACACCTACTGCTACACGCCGGTCGTGCAGAAGATCCGCGAGCTGGTCGAGGACGGGTCTCTCGGCGAGATCCTGTTCGTCGACTCGGTGCGGATCAACCTCGGCCTGGTGCAGCCCGACGTCGACGTCTTCTGGGACCTGGCCCCGCACGACCTCTCGATCCTCGACTTCGTCCTGCCGGGTGGGCTGCGCCCGACCGGGGTGGCCGCCCAGGGCTCCGACCCGCTGGGTGCCGGGAAGGCGTGCGTCGGCTATCTCACCCTGCCTCTGGAGGGCGGGGCGATGGCCCACGTCCACGTCAACTGGCTCAGCCCCACCAAGATCAGGCAGATGGTGATCGGCGGGAGCCGGCGTACGTTGGTCTGGGACGACCTCAACCCGCAGCAGCGGCTCAGCGTCTTCGACCGGGGCGTCGACCTGGTCCAGCAGAGCGTGGACATCGCCGACCGCGCCGCAGCCACCATCTCCTACCGCCTGGGTGACACCTGGGCGCCGGCACTGCCCGAGTACGAGGCGCTCTCCCGGATGGTCGGCGAGTTCGCCGAGGCGATCCGGGGCGGGCGTGCGCCGGTCACCGACGGGGCCGCCGGGCTCCGTGTCCTCTCCGTCCTGGAGGCGGCCCAGACCAGCCTCCGAGCCCGTGGCGCCCTCGTCGAGGTGGCCGCCGAGACCCCTTCCCTGGAGCTGATCCGATGA
- a CDS encoding DUF4082 domain-containing protein, translating to MKLRTGLAALLGVVLVTPVISLVTASSASADPCGPEGNEIACENSKPGNPSSEWGITGAGDDSIQGFATDISVDAGNRIDFKVDTDASAYTITIYRIGYYGGDGARRITSVTPSANLPQNQPNCYRDTTTEITDCGNWGVSASWNVPATAVSGVYIAKLDRADTNESSHITFIVRDDDSNSDVVFQTSDTTWQAYNNYGGSSFYVGGGNGRAYKLSYNRPFATRSGGTSHDFFFANEYPAVRFLERNGYDVSYMSGIDTDRYGSLLTNHKTFLSVGHDEYWSGRQRANVEAARDAGVNLQFLSGNEVYWRTRYEASKDGTNTPYRTLVTYKESWAQQKLDPTAESTGTWRDPRYAPKSQGGGLPENSLTGTIFMSNLTDLPVTVKKSQGGLRLWRNTGLSSMTADQTELAPHTVGYESDEDQDNGFRPPGTIRLSETTGFIPGQYMRDFGRTTGDGTTTHSLTLYRAASGALVFGAGSVQWTWGLDSEHDNPYHDETADRRMQQAQVNLLADMGAQPTTLMTGLNAATKSTDTTGPTVAITSPTAGSTQPNGTKVTLTGTAVDTGGGVVAGVEYSLDDGTSWHPATGTTAWSVTYVQPGVGSTPIRVRAVDDSANIGASATRSFNVTCPCSILGQREVPTTWNAVTSPATPSANDGGAAELGLRFTPQADGYVAGVRFFKGAGNTGTHVGSLWSSSGERLAQVTFTNESSGGWQSATFSQPVAVAAGARYTVSYTAPAGHYAVAPWAFAAKGFEAYPFEVEGGYGAAPAGVYANAGQFPASSYQNPNYFVDVLFTTTDDSPLTATNQWPLAGSSSVPRNTTVSARFTKPVVASTVGLRLTDSVGNQVAGSTAYDSTTRTVTFTPSANLAGFVTYTATLSGQDSGGTAISTGKTWSFRTAKPPAAAGVCPCSLYDEDATPTVLQDPENAQLTLGVRFRADVAGTVTGVKFYKGVNNAAPHTGTLWSANGAVLAQGTFTDESTTGWQTLTFAEPVQIQANTDYIASYRTNGYYSATPNAFASSDLSKPPLRVTSTAGAYAYGTGFPAATSPSSYMVDVVFEKGAPTLTMTSRSPVPGAVEVPRSTNVVASFSSAINSGYTMSVTSGGQPVQGTTMLGNSGTTLTFDPTSLLPAAADVTVTISGVTSTEGASLPTQTWTFRTRSAETPDNQTLFGDVVPAVEAQDDASPVEVGTVFSPTRDGRVTAIRFYKGAGNGGTHVGSLWNMAGQRLAQVTFTNETASGWQQATLSSPVEVQAGVSYLVSYLAPQGHYATTSQFFATAYAAGDLTAPAGTNGRYLYGAAGGFPQYSFGSTNYFADVVFERAGPTISVTERVPEPGTTEVATSVNPSITFSTAIASGWNMSVTANGSAVAGSAALSSDGRTLRFTPSAALPAGATVSVTVSGVVSTDGANLPTQTWSFTTVPPVVTEVSLFTGVTPQNASTFDLMPIEVGTAFTTSVAGSVTAIRFYKGSGNTGTHVGSLWNAAGTRIAQVTFTNETATGWQQATLATPVALTPGAVYVVSYYAPNGRYSSTPAALTQSRTVGPLTAPGGANGRYRYGIGGGLPNRSWNSTNYFVDVRFRPASP from the coding sequence GTGAAGCTGCGAACGGGACTGGCCGCGTTGCTCGGAGTTGTTCTTGTCACCCCTGTCATCTCGCTCGTCACTGCGTCCAGCGCGAGTGCCGACCCGTGCGGTCCGGAGGGCAACGAGATCGCCTGTGAGAACAGCAAACCCGGTAATCCGTCGAGCGAATGGGGCATCACCGGCGCAGGCGACGACTCGATCCAGGGGTTCGCGACCGACATCAGCGTCGATGCCGGCAACCGGATCGACTTCAAGGTCGACACCGACGCCTCGGCCTACACGATCACGATCTACCGGATCGGCTACTACGGCGGTGACGGCGCCCGCAGGATCACCTCGGTGACGCCGTCGGCGAACCTGCCGCAGAACCAGCCCAACTGCTATCGCGACACCACCACCGAGATCACCGACTGCGGCAACTGGGGGGTCTCGGCGTCCTGGAACGTGCCGGCGACCGCGGTCTCGGGGGTCTACATCGCCAAGCTGGACCGTGCTGACACCAACGAGTCCAGCCACATCACCTTCATCGTCCGCGACGACGACAGCAACTCCGACGTGGTCTTCCAGACCTCCGACACCACGTGGCAGGCCTACAACAACTACGGCGGCTCGAGCTTCTACGTCGGCGGCGGGAACGGCCGGGCCTACAAGCTCAGCTACAACCGCCCGTTCGCGACCCGCTCCGGGGGCACCTCCCACGACTTCTTCTTCGCCAACGAGTACCCGGCGGTGCGGTTCTTGGAGCGCAACGGCTACGACGTCAGCTACATGTCCGGGATCGACACCGATCGCTACGGCTCGCTGCTCACCAACCACAAGACCTTCCTGAGCGTGGGACACGACGAGTACTGGAGCGGGCGGCAGCGCGCGAACGTCGAGGCCGCCCGCGACGCCGGCGTGAACCTGCAGTTCCTCAGCGGCAACGAGGTCTACTGGCGGACCCGCTACGAGGCGTCGAAGGACGGCACCAACACGCCCTACCGGACCCTGGTCACCTACAAGGAGTCCTGGGCGCAGCAGAAGCTCGACCCGACCGCGGAGTCGACCGGCACCTGGCGCGACCCGCGCTACGCGCCGAAGTCCCAGGGCGGTGGGCTGCCGGAGAACTCGCTGACCGGCACCATCTTCATGTCCAACCTGACCGACCTCCCGGTGACGGTGAAGAAGTCCCAGGGCGGGCTGCGGCTGTGGCGCAACACCGGGCTGTCCTCGATGACCGCCGACCAGACCGAGCTGGCCCCGCACACGGTGGGCTACGAGTCCGACGAGGATCAGGACAACGGCTTCCGGCCGCCCGGCACGATCCGGTTGTCGGAGACCACCGGGTTCATCCCCGGTCAGTACATGCGCGACTTCGGGCGGACCACGGGCGACGGCACCACGACCCACTCGCTCACGCTCTACCGGGCCGCCAGCGGCGCCCTGGTCTTCGGCGCCGGGTCGGTCCAGTGGACCTGGGGCCTCGACTCCGAGCACGACAACCCCTACCACGACGAGACCGCTGACCGGCGGATGCAGCAGGCGCAGGTCAACCTGCTGGCCGACATGGGCGCCCAGCCGACCACGCTGATGACCGGCCTGAACGCTGCCACCAAGTCGACCGACACGACCGGACCGACGGTCGCCATCACCTCGCCCACGGCCGGATCGACCCAGCCCAACGGCACCAAGGTGACGCTCACCGGCACCGCCGTCGACACGGGCGGTGGCGTGGTCGCCGGGGTCGAGTACTCCCTTGACGACGGCACCTCGTGGCACCCCGCCACCGGGACGACCGCCTGGTCGGTGACGTACGTCCAGCCGGGGGTCGGCAGCACGCCGATACGGGTCCGCGCCGTCGACGACAGCGCCAACATCGGCGCCTCGGCGACCAGGAGCTTCAACGTCACCTGCCCGTGCAGCATCCTCGGCCAGCGGGAGGTGCCGACGACCTGGAACGCCGTCACCAGCCCGGCGACCCCGTCGGCCAACGACGGCGGTGCCGCCGAGCTCGGCCTGCGCTTCACGCCCCAGGCCGACGGGTACGTCGCGGGCGTCCGCTTCTTCAAGGGCGCCGGCAACACCGGCACCCACGTCGGCTCGCTGTGGAGCAGCAGCGGCGAGCGGCTGGCCCAGGTCACCTTCACCAACGAGTCCAGCGGAGGCTGGCAGTCGGCGACGTTCAGCCAGCCGGTCGCGGTCGCCGCGGGGGCGAGGTACACCGTCTCGTACACGGCTCCGGCCGGTCACTACGCCGTGGCGCCGTGGGCGTTCGCGGCGAAGGGGTTCGAGGCGTACCCGTTCGAGGTGGAGGGCGGCTACGGCGCCGCACCCGCCGGGGTCTACGCGAACGCGGGACAGTTCCCGGCGAGCTCCTACCAGAACCCCAACTACTTCGTGGACGTGCTGTTCACGACCACCGACGACTCGCCGCTGACCGCCACCAACCAGTGGCCGCTGGCCGGCTCCTCCTCGGTGCCGCGCAACACCACGGTGAGCGCCAGGTTCACCAAGCCGGTGGTCGCCTCGACCGTCGGGCTGCGGCTGACCGACTCCGTCGGCAACCAGGTGGCCGGGTCGACGGCCTACGACTCGACGACCAGGACGGTGACCTTCACCCCGTCGGCCAACCTCGCCGGGTTCGTCACCTACACCGCCACGCTCTCGGGGCAGGACAGCGGTGGGACGGCCATCTCGACCGGGAAGACCTGGTCGTTCCGTACGGCCAAGCCGCCGGCTGCGGCAGGGGTCTGCCCGTGCTCGCTCTATGACGAGGACGCCACCCCGACGGTCCTCCAGGACCCGGAGAACGCCCAGCTCACCCTGGGTGTCAGGTTCCGGGCCGACGTGGCCGGCACCGTCACCGGGGTGAAGTTCTACAAGGGCGTCAACAACGCCGCCCCGCACACCGGCACCCTGTGGTCGGCCAACGGGGCCGTGCTCGCCCAGGGCACCTTCACCGACGAGTCGACGACCGGCTGGCAGACGCTGACCTTCGCCGAGCCGGTGCAGATCCAGGCGAACACCGACTACATCGCCTCCTACCGCACCAACGGCTACTACTCGGCCACCCCGAACGCCTTCGCCTCGTCCGACCTGTCGAAGCCGCCGCTGCGGGTGACCTCGACGGCCGGGGCGTACGCCTACGGCACGGGCTTCCCGGCGGCCACCTCGCCGTCGAGCTACATGGTCGACGTGGTCTTCGAGAAGGGCGCTCCGACGCTCACGATGACCTCGCGCAGCCCGGTTCCCGGGGCGGTCGAGGTGCCGCGCTCGACCAACGTGGTGGCGTCGTTCTCCTCGGCGATCAACTCGGGCTACACGATGTCGGTGACCTCGGGAGGCCAGCCGGTCCAGGGGACGACGATGCTCGGCAACTCCGGGACGACGCTCACCTTCGACCCCACGTCTCTGCTGCCCGCGGCCGCGGATGTGACGGTCACGATCAGCGGGGTCACCTCGACCGAGGGGGCCAGTCTGCCCACGCAGACGTGGACGTTCCGGACCAGATCGGCGGAGACACCCGACAACCAGACGCTCTTCGGTGACGTGGTGCCCGCGGTCGAGGCCCAGGACGACGCCTCCCCGGTCGAGGTCGGGACGGTGTTCAGTCCCACCCGTGACGGGCGGGTGACCGCGATCCGGTTCTACAAGGGAGCCGGCAACGGCGGCACCCACGTCGGGTCGCTGTGGAACATGGCCGGCCAGCGGCTCGCCCAGGTGACCTTCACCAACGAGACCGCCTCCGGCTGGCAGCAGGCCACGCTGTCCAGTCCGGTCGAGGTGCAGGCAGGGGTGTCGTACCTGGTCTCCTACCTGGCGCCGCAGGGGCACTATGCGACCACGTCGCAGTTCTTCGCGACCGCCTACGCCGCCGGTGACCTGACCGCTCCGGCCGGCACCAACGGGCGCTATCTCTACGGTGCCGCCGGTGGCTTCCCGCAGTACTCGTTCGGGTCGACGAACTACTTCGCCGACGTCGTCTTCGAGCGAGCGGGGCCGACCATCTCGGTCACCGAGCGGGTTCCGGAGCCGGGCACGACCGAGGTGGCGACCTCGGTGAACCCGTCGATCACGTTCTCGACAGCGATCGCGAGCGGCTGGAACATGTCGGTCACGGCCAACGGGTCCGCGGTCGCGGGCTCGGCGGCGCTGAGCAGCGACGGACGTACGCTGCGCTTCACCCCGTCGGCGGCGCTGCCGGCCGGGGCGACGGTGTCGGTGACGGTCTCGGGGGTGGTCTCGACCGACGGGGCGAACCTGCCGACGCAGACCTGGTCGTTCACCACGGTCCCGCCGGTCGTGACAGAGGTCTCGCTGTTCACCGGCGTCACCCCGCAGAACGCGTCGACGTTCGACCTGATGCCGATCGAGGTCGGCACCGCGTTCACCACCTCGGTGGCGGGCTCCGTGACGGCGATCCGGTTCTACAAGGGCAGCGGCAACACCGGCACCCACGTCGGCTCGCTGTGGAACGCGGCCGGCACCCGGATCGCCCAGGTGACCTTCACCAACGAGACCGCGACCGGCTGGCAGCAGGCCACGTTGGCGACGCCGGTGGCGCTCACGCCCGGAGCGGTGTACGTCGTGTCCTACTACGCCCCCAACGGGCGCTACTCGTCCACCCCCGCCGCACTCACGCAGTCGCGGACGGTCGGCCCGCTGACGGCTCCGGGCGGAGCCAACGGCCGGTATCGGTACGGGATCGGAGGGGGGCTCCCGAACCGATCCTGGAACTCCACGAACTACTTCGTGGACGTGAGGTTCCGCCCGGCGTCCCCGTAG